CTTGAAGAAAACAAGCCCTCGTCATTTCGACCCTGTGGAGAAATCACATATGAGTAAGCAGGTCTGAGTGAGCAACCTTCCTGAGCTTGTTTCTGAGATCTCTCCTAACGTCGAGATGACAAAAGCTGAAAACTAAATCTGTATCAAAGTCCCCTCCTTCGAAGGAGGGCTAGGGAGGATGTTCCACATGAGTAAGCACGTAGGAGTAAGAACAGTTGGATTTGAGAACTTGAAGCTGAAATCGAATTTGAACTTAAACTTGAACAAACCCTAGTCATTTCGACCTTGTGGAGAAATCGCATTCGAGTAAACACGCGAGAGTAAACACGCGCCAATTAAGAAAAGTTGAAGCTGAACTTGAAGTCGAACCAGAGGCTGAAATCGAAACCCTAGTCATTTCGACCCTGTGGAGAAATCACATACGAGTAAACACGCAAGAGTAAGAACTCCAACAAAACAACTTCCCATGTTAGACCATAAGATCTCTCCTAACGTCAAGATGACGAAAGTTAAAATTTAAGCTTTACTCAAGTCCCCTCCTTCGAAGGAGGGCTAGGGAGGATGTTTCACAAGAGTAAGCAGGCAAGAGTAAGCACAGCCCTATTAGAAATCAAAGCTAGGGAGGATGTTCCACAAGAGTAAGCACACTCGAGTAAGCATACATAATTGAGGATGTTCCAATAAAAAATCCAACATACCTAAGTACATTGGATTTATAATAGTTAATATATTCAAATTTTCGCGAAAGCGAAAAAAAGTATTTAATATTAGCGCATGAGTTCCCTCCTTTGGAGGGCTAGGGAGGATTAAAACTCCGCGTGACCAGGAAAACGTGGGTAAGGTATTACGTCACGTATGTTTGTCATTCCCGTTACAAATAGCACAAGGCGCTCAAAACCAAGACCAAAACCACTATGTGTACATGTTCCAAACTTGCGAGTATCTAGATACCAAGAAAGCTCTTCCTCAGAGATATCTAATGCAGCCATTTTTTCTTTAAGAACATCTAGACGCTCCTCACGCTGTGATCCTCCTACCATCTCACCAATTCCAGGAAAAAGTACATCCATCGCGCGTACGGTCTTACCATCTTCGTTAAGACGCATGTAAAATGCCTTGATGTTTGCTGGGTAATCAAATAAGATTACTGGGCAGTTAAAGTGCTTTTCTACAAGGTAACGCTCATGCTCAGACTGTAAATCTGCTCCCCATTCATTAATTGGGTATTTGAACTTTTTCTTCTTGTTAGGCTTACTATTACGTAAGATGTCAATCGCCTCCGTGTAGCTTACACGCTTAAAGTTATTGTCTACTATAAAGCTTAGTTTTTCACGCAGTGGCATAGGCGCACGATCTGCTTCTGGCTTGCTCTTGTCTTCTTGAATTAATCTATTTTCTAGAAACTCAAGATCATCTTGACAGTTTTCTAGTGCGTAGTTAATTACGTATTTGATAAAATCTTCGGCAAGATCCATGTTTCCATCTAGATCACAAAAAGCCATCTCTGGTTCTACCATCCAGAACTCTGCAAGGTGGCGAG
The genomic region above belongs to Dokdonia sp. Dokd-P16 and contains:
- the asnS gene encoding asparagine--tRNA ligase gives rise to the protein MTHTPIIALLESDKIHQEFTVKGWVRSFRGNQFIALNDGSTINNLQCVVDFENTDEALLKRITTGAAVAIKGTLEESQGGGQRIEIKVKDIQIEGDADPQELKNTILSPKRHSLEKLREQAHLRVRTNTFGAVMRLRSKLSFAIHEYFNKNGYFHAHTPIITGSDAEGAGEMFRVSALDPENPPRTEDGKIDYSKDFFGKETNLTVSGQLEGETYALGLGKIYTFGPTFRAENSNTSRHLAEFWMVEPEMAFCDLDGNMDLAEDFIKYVINYALENCQDDLEFLENRLIQEDKSKPEADRAPMPLREKLSFIVDNNFKRVSYTEAIDILRNSKPNKKKKFKYPINEWGADLQSEHERYLVEKHFNCPVILFDYPANIKAFYMRLNEDGKTVRAMDVLFPGIGEMVGGSQREERLDVLKEKMAALDISEEELSWYLDTRKFGTCTHSGFGLGFERLVLFVTGMTNIRDVIPYPRFPGHAEF